One Candidatus Methylomirabilota bacterium genomic window, GGCTCCTCCTCGAAGACGTCGAGCCCGGCCCCCGCGATCCACCCCTCCCTCAGCGCGCGCGCCAGCGCCGCCTCGTCCACGATCGGGCCGCGGGCGGCGTTCACCAGGATGGCGGTCTTCTTCATCTTCCGGAGCGCCTGCTCGCCGATGAGGTGCCGGGTCTCGGGCAAGAGCGGCGTGTGGATGGTGACGAAGTCCGACTCCCGCAGCAGCGTGTCCTGATCAACGTGCGTCGCGCGGAGCTCGCGCTCGACGCTGGCGTCCGCCCGCACCGCGTCGTGGTAGACGACGCGCATGGCGAAGCCGCCTGCGCGGCGCGCCACCGCCCGGCCTATCCGGCCGAAGCCCAGGATGCCCAGCGTCTTACCGTGAACGTCCATGCCCCACAGCAGGTCCCACTGCCACCGCTTCCATTCCCCCGACCGGGCATAGTGGTCGGCCTCCACCGTGCGGCGGGCGGCGGCCATGAGGAGGGCCCAGGCGAAA contains:
- a CDS encoding D-glycerate dehydrogenase, giving the protein MAKSIFISNTLPQDALGLVPKEFTVDLHNTDHPLPKAELVARLKGKDGLICHIISAIDEEVLGASPNLKVVANVAVGYNNIDVAAARRRGIIVTNTPDVLTETTADFAWALLMAAARRTVEADHYARSGEWKRWQWDLLWGMDVHGKTLGILGFGRIGRAVARRAGGFAMRVVYHDAVRADASVERELRATHVDQDTLLRESDFVTIHTPLLPETRHLIGEQALRKMKKTAILVNAARGPIVDEAALARALREGWIAGAGLDVFEEEP